In Microbacterium foliorum, the following proteins share a genomic window:
- a CDS encoding DUF58 domain-containing protein has protein sequence MSFSTESRLTRTTAGTSTSTRTSTVTRYDRTRRGPVRGAVFGVRRAARTTRRATRTAVAWVRETVTSAGMLVVVALVLCIAAGLLFGWVEAWAVAAIALVLLIACVPFILGAHDYRIELTLDRDRVVAGAEIGATLDVRNNGERLSLPGIVDVPVGEGLVEAHVPLLRPAAHHREQLTIAAHRRGVIDVGPMTITRGDPIGILRRELRWPDVQRIHVHPVTVRLPSTSAGLIRDLEGTPSSTLVDADLSFHAVREYVVGDSQRHVHWKSTAKTGKLMVRQYEESRHARIAIILDLDAESYESDDEFENTVSAAASLALQGVRDGREVLFSVSNEIPEHSRAEVLSIRTLPTVTPKALLDATSTIDPADRVMRLEAVAALTAQSYPDLSIGFLLTGSRMPLERLRHAAVKLPAAVEAVAVRSELGEQPTMRTARELAVMTLGALGDLPQMLARGALR, from the coding sequence GTGAGCTTCAGCACCGAGTCCCGTCTGACGCGCACGACGGCGGGCACCAGCACGTCGACGCGCACGTCGACGGTCACGCGCTACGACCGCACGCGCCGAGGACCCGTCCGCGGCGCCGTCTTCGGTGTCCGCCGTGCAGCCCGAACCACGCGACGCGCGACCCGCACGGCGGTCGCGTGGGTGCGGGAGACGGTCACGTCGGCCGGGATGCTGGTCGTCGTGGCCCTCGTGCTCTGCATCGCCGCAGGGCTGCTCTTCGGATGGGTGGAGGCCTGGGCGGTGGCGGCGATCGCGCTGGTGCTGCTGATCGCGTGCGTCCCTTTCATCCTCGGCGCCCACGACTACCGCATCGAGCTGACGCTCGATCGCGACCGCGTGGTCGCCGGTGCGGAGATCGGTGCGACGCTTGACGTGCGCAACAACGGCGAGCGTCTGTCGCTGCCGGGCATCGTCGACGTTCCCGTGGGGGAGGGACTCGTCGAAGCACACGTTCCGCTGCTGCGCCCCGCCGCCCACCACCGCGAACAGCTCACGATCGCCGCGCACCGTCGCGGTGTCATCGACGTCGGACCCATGACCATCACCCGCGGCGACCCGATCGGCATCCTCCGGCGGGAGCTGCGATGGCCCGACGTCCAGCGCATCCATGTGCACCCGGTCACGGTTCGTCTGCCCAGCACGAGCGCGGGCCTGATCCGCGACCTCGAGGGCACGCCGAGCTCGACGCTGGTCGACGCCGACCTGTCTTTCCACGCGGTGCGCGAGTACGTCGTGGGTGACTCGCAACGGCACGTGCACTGGAAGTCGACAGCGAAGACCGGAAAGCTCATGGTGCGTCAGTACGAGGAGTCGCGTCATGCTCGCATCGCGATCATCCTCGACCTCGACGCCGAGTCGTATGAGAGCGATGACGAGTTCGAGAACACGGTCAGCGCCGCCGCATCGCTCGCTCTGCAGGGGGTGCGTGACGGCCGCGAAGTGCTCTTCTCGGTGAGCAACGAGATCCCTGAGCACAGCCGCGCCGAGGTGCTGTCGATCCGCACCCTTCCCACCGTGACGCCCAAGGCGCTGCTCGACGCGACATCGACCATCGATCCGGCCGACCGCGTGATGCGCCTCGAGGCCGTCGCGGCGCTCACCGCGCAGTCCTACCCCGATCTGTCGATCGGATTCCTGCTGACGGGCTCGCGCATGCCGCTCGAGCGGCTGCGCCATGCCGCGGTCAAGCTGCCTGCGGCGGTCGAGGCGGTCGCGGTGCGCAGCGAGCTGGGCGAGCAGCCCACGATGCGCACGGCACGGGAGCTCGCCGTGATGACTCTGGGCGCGCTGGGCGATCTTCCGCAGATGCTCGCTCGTGGAGCGCTGCGATGA
- a CDS encoding transglutaminase domain-containing protein, producing the protein MSAAGPRRGVARSRRSFPLSAVTLWALGYVLVGVGLATAAAWPVYESPRALAVGLIGGLLGMAVAVLTRVLRWGMLIGSLAAAGTYLVVSVPLAIPSALSSIPAFLGGLRDAVLGVVLGWKQMLTLNPPLGEYQAVLIPFLVVMLFGTFIATLLVLEGGRRATIAVPVVTAMSVFGIAFGVSGTTAPVSVLGVALPAPREWLIGVALFVTALVWLVGRSRLQRAQALRTVAAANISRRATPVWLTIRRHLLSAGLAVIALVAGFAVAPAAAGWSDRSVLRDEVEPMIVVQQQASPLSAYRSWFAGGSLDDTVVQMEGDPGALERLRLVTLDSYDGEDFHIAPDDRFSRLPRTAMPGAGRVSLGITIGDAYRGIWVPSPAGLAEAPDFSGSRAEALADGFHVNSGGDTAITVAEAPGGGEGLVPGDRYTVLVDAPGAPGEVSALQGGTSNLDTDLYPALTEWAEMQEQPRTGAGYLEIIDRLRSRGYLSHALIDDDAAAGWIASLKESEGYAFAPSYAGHSAARIEELFTDMVEQERRAGSDAAPELLVSAVGDDEQFSVAAALLAEHWGLESRVVIGARLAAAEEVPGIPACTETCTGANMSAWVEVRGSGGEWMPVDTTPQYAMLPSSITEGEQLPEHPTVPEQPRSEALDPPQAQSDSNNDAPPLEAPQSEVLAFLLPILRAVGLGLLALALLALPFLVLLFAKRQRARTRRTAEDPEVRLAGAWEELVDVYADHDVSMDAEGTRSQRALSTDREAADRLAVLVDRAVFAEHPPTNDDASAAWAIVDAERAELAASGKWWHRIARRVRPASFIARMRAAGGRGYTGARPALATLGVTGSFGDRKKGNP; encoded by the coding sequence ATGAGCGCCGCGGGCCCCCGGCGCGGTGTCGCGAGGTCGCGACGCTCGTTCCCGCTCTCAGCCGTGACGCTCTGGGCGCTCGGATATGTGCTCGTCGGTGTCGGCCTCGCGACGGCGGCTGCGTGGCCGGTCTACGAGTCCCCCCGAGCACTGGCGGTCGGCCTGATCGGCGGACTTCTCGGCATGGCCGTCGCCGTGCTGACGCGGGTGCTCCGGTGGGGCATGCTGATCGGATCTCTCGCGGCGGCCGGCACCTACCTGGTCGTCTCGGTTCCGCTCGCGATCCCTTCGGCGCTCTCGTCGATCCCTGCGTTCCTCGGCGGCCTCCGCGACGCGGTGCTGGGGGTCGTGCTCGGGTGGAAGCAGATGCTGACGCTGAACCCGCCGCTCGGCGAGTACCAGGCGGTGCTGATCCCGTTCCTCGTCGTGATGCTGTTCGGCACGTTCATCGCGACTCTCCTCGTGCTCGAGGGCGGCCGTCGGGCCACGATCGCGGTTCCCGTCGTGACGGCGATGAGCGTCTTCGGCATAGCCTTCGGGGTGAGCGGCACGACGGCTCCCGTCTCGGTGCTGGGCGTGGCGCTTCCGGCTCCGCGGGAATGGCTGATCGGCGTCGCGCTCTTCGTGACCGCTCTCGTCTGGCTGGTCGGCCGCTCGCGACTGCAGCGTGCGCAGGCGCTGCGCACCGTCGCCGCGGCGAACATCTCGCGTCGGGCGACCCCGGTGTGGCTGACCATCCGTCGTCATCTGCTGTCGGCAGGGCTCGCCGTGATCGCCCTGGTCGCCGGATTCGCCGTCGCACCCGCGGCGGCCGGGTGGAGCGACCGCTCGGTGCTGCGCGACGAGGTCGAGCCCATGATCGTCGTGCAGCAGCAGGCGAGCCCGCTCAGCGCCTACCGCTCGTGGTTCGCCGGCGGCAGTCTCGATGACACGGTCGTGCAGATGGAGGGCGACCCGGGCGCACTCGAGCGCCTCCGACTCGTCACCCTCGACTCGTATGACGGCGAGGACTTCCACATCGCACCCGACGACCGGTTCAGCAGGTTGCCCCGCACAGCGATGCCGGGTGCCGGTCGTGTCTCGCTCGGGATCACGATCGGAGACGCGTACCGCGGCATCTGGGTGCCGTCGCCGGCGGGTCTCGCCGAGGCGCCCGACTTCTCCGGCTCGCGCGCCGAAGCGCTCGCCGACGGCTTCCATGTGAACTCCGGCGGCGATACCGCGATCACCGTGGCGGAGGCGCCCGGCGGCGGAGAGGGACTCGTCCCGGGCGACCGCTACACCGTGCTCGTCGACGCGCCAGGTGCCCCCGGCGAGGTCTCCGCGCTGCAGGGCGGCACCTCGAACCTCGACACCGACCTGTATCCGGCGCTCACCGAGTGGGCCGAGATGCAGGAGCAGCCCCGCACGGGAGCCGGATACCTCGAGATCATCGATCGCCTGCGTTCGCGCGGCTACCTCAGCCACGCGCTGATCGACGACGACGCGGCAGCGGGGTGGATCGCGTCTCTGAAGGAGTCGGAGGGCTACGCGTTCGCGCCGAGCTATGCGGGGCACTCCGCCGCCCGTATCGAGGAGCTGTTCACCGACATGGTCGAGCAGGAGCGAAGGGCCGGGTCTGATGCCGCACCCGAACTGCTGGTGTCCGCCGTCGGCGACGACGAGCAGTTCTCCGTGGCGGCTGCGCTGCTCGCCGAGCACTGGGGACTCGAGTCCCGAGTCGTGATCGGCGCACGGCTCGCGGCGGCAGAAGAGGTTCCGGGCATTCCGGCCTGCACCGAGACCTGCACGGGCGCGAACATGAGCGCCTGGGTCGAGGTCAGGGGCTCCGGCGGCGAGTGGATGCCGGTCGACACCACGCCGCAGTATGCGATGCTGCCGAGCTCCATCACCGAGGGCGAGCAGCTGCCGGAGCATCCGACGGTGCCGGAGCAGCCGCGCTCCGAGGCGCTCGACCCGCCTCAGGCGCAGAGCGACTCGAACAACGACGCGCCCCCGCTCGAGGCGCCGCAGTCCGAGGTCCTCGCCTTCCTTCTGCCGATCCTCCGAGCGGTGGGGCTCGGCCTGCTCGCTCTCGCGCTGCTCGCTCTGCCGTTCCTGGTGCTGCTCTTCGCCAAGAGGCAGCGCGCCAGAACTCGCCGCACGGCCGAAGACCCCGAGGTGCGTCTGGCCGGGGCCTGGGAGGAGCTGGTCGACGTGTACGCCGATCACGACGTGTCGATGGATGCCGAGGGCACACGATCGCAGCGGGCTCTGTCGACCGACCGCGAGGCTGCTGACCGCCTGGCGGTGCTCGTCGATCGCGCGGTCTTCGCCGAGCATCCTCCGACGAACGACGATGCGAGCGCCGCCTGGGCGATCGTGGATGCCGAGCGAGCCGAACTGGCAGCATCCGGCAAGTGGTGGCACCGCATCGCCAGGCGCGTGCGGCCGGCGTCGTTCATCGCCCGGATGCGGGCTGCGGGCGGTCGGGGCTACACAGGAGCCAGGCCTGCTCTCGCTACGCTCGGTGTGACAGGGTCGTTCGGCGACCGGAAGAAGGGGAACCCATGA